CTTTGCGAGTAGTGGCGACTTTGAAGCCGTTCAAAAAATTGCCCAAAATGTGGGAACCGAAGAGGGGCCGACCATTTGCGGTTTAGCGAGGGCGACGCGCCATGATATTCAAACGGCGGCGGAAGCCTTGAAACCTGCTTTTCGGCCTCGGATTCATACCTTTATTGCCACATCCGATATTCACCTCAAGTATAAGCTGAAGAAAAGCCGCGCCGAGGTGTTGGAAATTGCCCCGGAAATGGTGGCGTTTGCGAAGTCGTTTGTGGAAGATGTGGAATTTTCCCCGGAAGATGCGGGCCGTTCCGATCCAGAATTTTTATATCAGGTGATTGAAAGAGCGATCGCCGCCGGGGCCACTACGGTTAATATTCCCGATACGGTCGGCTATACTACGCCTAGCGAGTTTGGCGCGTTGATTAAGGGGATTAAGGAAAATGTCCCTAATATTGACCAAGCCATTATCTCGGTTCACGGGCATAATGACCTAGGGCTGGCGGTGGCTAACTTCCTAGAAGCCGTGAAGAATGGCGCAAGACAGCTAGAATGCACGATTAACGGCATTGGCGAACGGGCGGGAAATGCAGCCTTAGAAGAATTGGTGATGGCGTTGCACGTCCGCCGTCAATACTATAATCCCTTCTTTGGTCGTCCGGAGGAGTCGGAGGAACCTTTAACCCAGATTGATACGCGCCAAATTTACAAGACTTCTCGCCTGGTATCCAGCTTAACTGGGATGCTGGTACAGCCGAATAAGGCAATTGTTGGGGCGAATGCGTTCGCCCATGAGTCGGGAATTCACCAAGATGGGGTTCTCAAGAATAAGTTGACCTATGAGATTATGGACGCGCAATCAATTGGGTTAACCGATAATCAGATTGTCTTGGGTAAACATTCCGGCCGCAATGCCTTTCGGACTCGCCTGCGGGAGTTGGGGTTTGAGTTGAGTGAGGATGAGTTAAACAAGGCGTTTGTCAAGTTTAAGGATTTGGCGGATAAGAAGAAAGAGATAACCGACTGGGACTTAGAGGCGATCGCCAACGACGAAATTCAACAAGCCCCCGAACTGTTTCGGTTAGAATTAGTACAGGTATCCTGCGGCGATCGCTCTAGCCCAACCGCCACTGTTACCGTCCGCACGCCTACTGGAGAAGAACTCACCGATGCTGCGATTGGCACGGGGCCAGTAGATGCGGTGTATAAAGCGATTAACCGCGTCGTGAATGTCCCTAACCAGTTAATTGAGTTTTCCGTACAGTCGGTGACGGCGGGAATTGATGCGATTGGCGAAGTGACGATTCGCCTAAAATATGAGGATCGGGTCTTTTCCGGTCATGCGGCGAATACCGATATTATCGTCGCTTCCGCCCACGCCTATCTCAGCGCCCTGAATCGCTTGTATGCTACTCTGCACAGCGATAGCCGGATTCATCCCCAGGCGGAGATGGCGGAAGTTGCCCCTTAATCGGATTTTGCCATAATCACTAGACGCCGATCCTCAAAATCGGCGTTTGGCGTTTTAGGGGCTTTTTTGGGACAAAGGCTGTTCAACAGAGTAGGGTTGGGTAGACACAGAAGAGTCAAAACGGATATGTGCGATCGCAATTCCAAAGGTTAGCACGACTCCTGCCCATCCGTGAATCAACCCGACAGCACTGGTTAGCGTTGCTTCCGCTAGAATTAAAACGGCTTTTTTAGAAATCTGCATCTTGGTTCTTCCAACTCAATGATGCAGTTGTAAAATTTCGGGGATTCCCGAAGGCAAGCAATGCTCAAAAGCGTTATCCTATCTGCATTCGGGTACTTTCGGGGAGGGGTTTCGGTATCGGGAATCCGAAACTTTCCCGAAACTTTTTCGCTTCTGTCTGCGAGTGGCGGTAACGTCAACCGGGTTGATGGGTATATCCGATAGCCCGCCTGGAGTTTAAAGCGCCGTCGGAATATTTCGGGTTCTGTCTGCGAGTGGCGGTAACGCAAATCGGGTTGATGGGTAAATCCGATAGCCCGCCTGGAGTTTAAACTCCAGGCTAATAGCTGAAGTCCATTAAAATGGACTGAAATTCCTCCCCAGTCGTCTTCAGACGACTTTGGCTATGAGACGGGGGTTTGAACCCCCGGCGGATCATCTGAGAAACGATTATGCCGAGTGAATATAGTTATGGCCTAGATTCCCAAGTGAAAGTTCAGCAATTGTTAGAAGTATTGCTGGATAGTGTTGATGGGACAGATGTTAAGCTTGATGCCCGGTGGGATGAACAAGCCACGGCGCTTTTAGGGGTTGAAACTACTTTAGAAACGTTGCGGGTGTTGGTTTATGGAAAGCAGCCAGTATCTAAAACAGTTAAAACAAACCAACGCAAGCAAATAGGGGAATGCTTAACCCATTATCTCGGTAAATTCCTG
This Desertifilum tharense IPPAS B-1220 DNA region includes the following protein-coding sequences:
- a CDS encoding 2-isopropylmalate synthase — its product is MNNQGSPDRIIIFDTTLRDGEQSPGATLNVDEKLTIARQLARLRVDVIEAGFPFASSGDFEAVQKIAQNVGTEEGPTICGLARATRHDIQTAAEALKPAFRPRIHTFIATSDIHLKYKLKKSRAEVLEIAPEMVAFAKSFVEDVEFSPEDAGRSDPEFLYQVIERAIAAGATTVNIPDTVGYTTPSEFGALIKGIKENVPNIDQAIISVHGHNDLGLAVANFLEAVKNGARQLECTINGIGERAGNAALEELVMALHVRRQYYNPFFGRPEESEEPLTQIDTRQIYKTSRLVSSLTGMLVQPNKAIVGANAFAHESGIHQDGVLKNKLTYEIMDAQSIGLTDNQIVLGKHSGRNAFRTRLRELGFELSEDELNKAFVKFKDLADKKKEITDWDLEAIANDEIQQAPELFRLELVQVSCGDRSSPTATVTVRTPTGEELTDAAIGTGPVDAVYKAINRVVNVPNQLIEFSVQSVTAGIDAIGEVTIRLKYEDRVFSGHAANTDIIVASAHAYLSALNRLYATLHSDSRIHPQAEMAEVAP